A single region of the Burkholderiales bacterium genome encodes:
- a CDS encoding TolC family protein, giving the protein MRRHLLPLGLAALLLNPSFAQTFDPVNGGLATSGVVTPGNTEPAAPLTLEKALELALGANPELAAARRELEAIEGTVIQAQVRPNPELATLVEDTRRATRTTTLQLNQTIELGGKRAARIDAAERGREAARAELNAKRAEIRAAVTAAFFDTLVAQERLRLAQAGVELAQHATDVARRRVLAGKVSPIEETKARVAESGVRVELRLAESELATARKRLAGILGETVPRFERVGGDLDALPPLPSRAELEQRLDTAPALLRARIEVDRRAALAEIERSRRIPDLTVSLGVKRNNELALDQALFGVSIPIPVFDRNQGNLLEALHRADKARDELSTTRIRLANELAQAFERLTTARNELESLKADILPGAQSAYEATIKGFELGKFSFLEVLDAQRTLFAVKSQSLRALAEAHRASAEIERILGETALESTQTPAATQP; this is encoded by the coding sequence ATGCGAAGACATCTGTTGCCGCTGGGGTTGGCGGCGTTGCTTCTCAACCCATCATTTGCACAAACGTTCGATCCCGTAAACGGCGGCTTGGCGACGAGCGGCGTTGTCACGCCGGGCAACACCGAGCCGGCCGCCCCACTCACGCTGGAGAAAGCACTGGAGCTGGCGCTCGGCGCCAATCCGGAACTTGCGGCCGCCCGCCGCGAGCTGGAGGCGATCGAGGGGACCGTCATCCAGGCGCAGGTGCGCCCGAACCCAGAACTTGCGACCTTGGTCGAGGACACACGTCGCGCGACCCGGACCACGACGCTGCAGTTGAACCAAACGATCGAGCTCGGCGGCAAGCGTGCGGCCCGGATCGATGCGGCCGAGCGGGGCCGCGAGGCCGCCCGGGCGGAATTGAATGCGAAGCGTGCCGAGATCCGCGCCGCAGTGACGGCGGCCTTTTTCGACACCCTCGTCGCACAGGAGCGTCTGCGGCTGGCTCAGGCTGGCGTCGAACTCGCGCAGCATGCCACCGACGTGGCGAGGCGCCGGGTGTTGGCGGGCAAGGTCTCACCCATCGAGGAAACCAAGGCACGGGTAGCGGAAAGCGGCGTGCGCGTGGAGCTGAGACTGGCCGAAAGCGAGTTGGCGACCGCGCGCAAACGCCTGGCTGGCATCTTGGGCGAGACGGTGCCACGCTTCGAGCGGGTCGGGGGCGATCTGGATGCCCTGCCGCCGCTGCCGTCCCGCGCCGAGCTCGAACAGCGTCTCGACACCGCGCCGGCCCTGTTGCGCGCGAGGATCGAGGTCGACCGCCGGGCGGCCTTGGCCGAGATCGAACGCAGCCGGCGCATCCCAGACCTGACCGTGAGCCTGGGTGTGAAGCGCAACAACGAACTGGCCCTTGATCAGGCCCTTTTCGGCGTCTCCATCCCGATCCCCGTGTTCGACCGCAACCAGGGCAACCTGCTGGAAGCGCTGCACCGGGCGGACAAGGCCCGGGACGAACTGTCCACCACCCGGATCCGCCTCGCCAACGAACTGGCACAGGCATTTGAGCGCCTCACCACGGCGCGCAACGAGCTGGAGTCGCTCAAGGCGGACATCCTGCCGGGCGCGCAAAGCGCCTATGAGGCCACGATCAAAGGTTTCGAGCTGGGCAAGTTCAGCTTTCTCGAAGTGCTGGACGCGCAGCGCACGCTGTTTGCGGTGAAATCCCAAAGCCTGCGCGCCCTCGCCGAGGCGCATCGTGCCTCGGCCGAAATCGAACGCATTCTCGGCGAAACGGCGCTCGAGTCGACCCAGACGCCGGCCGCCACCCAACCGTAG
- a CDS encoding efflux RND transporter periplasmic adaptor subunit, whose amino-acid sequence MKLNLNKKQSIAIALVLAAGVVLAGLILGTAKTRPDGEGHEHADGMSATDAGHRETEAGPRKGPHGGRLFTQDGYGIELTLFEQGVEPHFRLYTYRDGKPLDPKASQVTVTVERLGRKPQLFTFAAEKDYLKGDAVVEEPHSFKVTIDARYDNKAYRFDYEQVEARVAMSDEQLRQNQVEVLTAGPARIRNVLQLIGEIRLNQDRTVHVVPRFSGIVQSVSANAGDRVRKGQLLATISSQGLSDQRAELLAAQKRLALARATFDREKKLWEDKISAEQDYLQAHTALQEAEIAVQNAQQKLASLGSQRTGGDLTRYELRSPIDGIVVEKHIAQGEAVKEDATVFVIADLSTVWAEMTVYAKDLNAVKVGQKATVKAAAFDSTSSGTVFYVGSLVGEQTRTAKARIVLPNPQGVWRPGLPVNIELVAGEVEVPVAVSQEAIHSLRDWTVVFGRYGADFEARLVKLGRSDGRFVEVVEGLNAGEHYAAKNSFLIKAELGKAGASHDH is encoded by the coding sequence ATGAAACTCAATCTGAACAAAAAGCAGTCCATTGCCATAGCCCTCGTCCTCGCAGCCGGTGTCGTGCTCGCCGGGCTGATCCTCGGGACGGCCAAGACCCGCCCGGACGGGGAAGGACATGAGCATGCGGACGGGATGTCGGCGACGGATGCAGGGCACCGCGAAACGGAGGCCGGCCCGCGCAAAGGCCCGCACGGCGGCAGGCTCTTCACCCAGGACGGCTACGGCATCGAGCTCACCCTCTTCGAGCAGGGTGTGGAACCCCACTTCCGCCTCTACACCTACCGGGACGGCAAGCCTCTCGACCCGAAGGCGAGCCAGGTCACCGTCACGGTGGAGCGACTCGGTCGCAAGCCGCAGCTTTTCACGTTCGCCGCTGAAAAGGACTACCTCAAGGGCGACGCGGTGGTCGAGGAGCCGCATTCGTTCAAGGTCACGATTGATGCGCGCTATGACAACAAGGCGTATCGCTTCGATTACGAGCAGGTCGAGGCCCGGGTTGCAATGAGCGACGAGCAGCTCAGGCAAAACCAGGTCGAGGTGCTGACCGCAGGTCCGGCGCGCATTCGCAACGTCCTGCAGCTCATCGGCGAGATTCGCCTCAACCAGGATCGCACGGTGCACGTGGTGCCGCGGTTTTCTGGCATCGTGCAATCGGTATCCGCTAACGCCGGCGACCGGGTGCGCAAGGGGCAATTGCTTGCGACGATTTCCAGTCAGGGGCTTTCCGACCAGCGCGCCGAGCTGCTCGCCGCACAAAAGCGCCTTGCGCTGGCGCGCGCCACCTTCGATCGCGAGAAAAAACTCTGGGAGGACAAGATCTCCGCCGAGCAGGATTACCTGCAGGCGCACACCGCCCTGCAGGAGGCGGAGATCGCAGTCCAGAACGCGCAGCAGAAGCTCGCTTCGCTCGGCAGCCAGAGGACCGGGGGCGATCTCACCCGCTATGAGCTGCGCTCGCCCATCGACGGCATCGTCGTTGAAAAGCACATCGCGCAGGGCGAGGCGGTCAAGGAGGATGCCACCGTCTTCGTCATCGCGGATCTGTCCACGGTGTGGGCCGAAATGACCGTCTACGCAAAGGACCTGAATGCCGTGAAGGTCGGCCAGAAGGCCACCGTCAAGGCGGCCGCCTTCGACTCGACAAGCAGCGGCACGGTGTTCTACGTCGGCTCCCTGGTAGGCGAGCAGACCCGCACGGCCAAGGCGCGCATCGTCCTGCCCAACCCGCAGGGCGTGTGGCGTCCGGGTCTGCCGGTCAACATCGAACTCGTCGCGGGCGAGGTCGAGGTGCCGGTGGCGGTATCCCAGGAGGCGATCCACAGCCTGCGCGACTGGACCGTCGTGTTCGGTCGCTACGGCGCGGATTTCGAGGCGCGGCTGGTGAAACTGGGACGCAGCGACGGCAGATTCGTCGAAGTCGTCGAAGGGCTGAACGCGGGCGAGCACTACGCCGCGAAGAACAGCTTCCTCATCAAGGCCGAGTTGGGCAAGGCCGGCGCCAGCCACGACCACTAG
- a CDS encoding cation transporter yields the protein MAGQCCNTTSCSSEGVSPRYRKALWIALGINAVMFGVEIAGGLKSGSVSLLADAADFLADAANYGLSLTVLSLGLLWRARAALVKGLTMGAFGLFVLGKAGWNTLSGMPLEPITMGAIAFLALLANVGVALMLYTFRNGDANMRSVWLCSRNDAIGNVAVMLAAAGVFGTGQAWPDLVVAGIMGTLGLTSAVAVVQHAKRELASARGQLESKPTTSLNIDRVSP from the coding sequence ATGGCCGGCCAGTGCTGCAATACGACATCCTGTTCAAGCGAGGGGGTAAGCCCGCGCTATCGAAAGGCGCTGTGGATAGCGCTCGGGATCAATGCCGTCATGTTTGGCGTGGAAATCGCTGGCGGCCTCAAATCCGGGTCGGTGTCGCTACTGGCTGATGCTGCGGACTTTCTGGCGGATGCGGCCAACTACGGTCTGTCGCTGACGGTGCTGTCGCTGGGCCTGCTGTGGCGAGCGCGCGCGGCCTTGGTGAAGGGCCTCACCATGGGCGCCTTTGGCCTCTTCGTGCTTGGCAAGGCAGGATGGAACACCTTGAGTGGCATGCCGCTGGAACCCATCACTATGGGTGCGATCGCCTTCCTCGCGTTGCTAGCCAACGTCGGCGTGGCGCTCATGCTCTACACCTTTCGCAACGGCGATGCGAACATGCGCTCCGTCTGGCTGTGCAGCCGCAACGATGCCATCGGCAACGTGGCCGTGATGCTGGCCGCAGCCGGGGTCTTCGGCACCGGCCAGGCGTGGCCTGATCTCGTCGTGGCTGGGATCATGGGGACGTTGGGATTGACCTCGGCCGTGGCGGTGGTGCAGCACGCGAAAAGGGAACTCGCCAGCGCTCGCGGCCAGCTCGAGAGCAAACCCACAACGTCGCTGAACATTGACAGGGTAAGTCCGTAG
- a CDS encoding P-II family nitrogen regulator, whose translation MKQIIAIVQPHRLEAVEQALYALEHLPGFTIFPARGHARGQGPHHAYTAIEWNPDAHDRLVLLMLCADELAPNAVEAIRAAAHTDHPGDGLIAVSAVEDAVRIRSGERGDAAL comes from the coding sequence ATGAAACAGATCATCGCCATCGTGCAGCCGCATCGGCTGGAAGCCGTCGAACAGGCCCTGTACGCCCTGGAGCACCTGCCCGGGTTCACGATCTTTCCGGCGCGCGGACACGCGCGCGGGCAAGGTCCGCACCATGCCTACACCGCCATCGAGTGGAACCCGGACGCCCACGACCGGCTGGTTCTGCTGATGCTCTGCGCAGACGAACTGGCGCCGAACGCCGTGGAGGCCATCCGCGCCGCCGCCCACACGGACCATCCCGGCGACGGCCTGATTGCGGTTTCCGCCGTGGAAGACGCCGTGCGCATCCGCAGCGGCGAACGCGGCGACGCGGCGCTCTAG